The Citrus sinensis cultivar Valencia sweet orange chromosome 4, DVS_A1.0, whole genome shotgun sequence DNA segment GCAACATTAAGTATGCACGCCGCCTGTTCGACAAAATGGCCCAGCCAAACCTTTTCTCATGGAACACTATTCTCTCTGCTTATTCTAAATCTGGCAATCTTTCCGAAATGAACAGTGTGTTTCATTACATGCCATTTCACGATGGTGTTTCTTGGAATTTGCTTATTTCAGGGCATGCTAGTCATGGTTCTGTTAACGACGCAGTTAAGGTCTATAACTTGATGTTGAAAGATGGGCTTGGTAATTTAAGTAGGATTACATTTTCAACGATGCTTATAATGTCTTCAAGTCGACGTTGCGTTGATTTGGGGAGACAGATTCATGggcatattttgaaatttggttTTGGCTCATATGTGTTTGTGGGTAGTCCTTTGGTAGATATGTATGCAAAATTGGGGTTGATTTATGATGCCAAGCGGGGTTTTGATGAGTTGCCTGAGAAGAATATTGTTATGTATAATACGATGATCACAGGGCTTCTAAGACGTGGGTTGGTTGAGGAGTCAAGGAGGTTGTTTCGTGGTATGAAGGACAAAGATTCGATTTCGTGGACCACAATGATTACAGGACTCATGCAAAATGGTTTGGAGAGAGAAGCTATTGATTTGTTTAGAGAGATGAGATTGGAAGGCTTGGCTATGGATCAGTTTACATTTGGAAGTGTATTGACTGCTTGTGGGGGTTTGTTGGCTTTGGAAGAAGGGAAACAGATTCATGCTTTTATAATCAGGAATGATCATAAGGATAATGTCTTTGTGGGAAGTGCTCTTGTTGATATGTATTGCAAGTGCAAGAGCATAAAATATGCAGAATCAGTTTTCAGGAAAATGGCTCGGAAAAATGTTGTCTCATGGACTGCAATGCTGGTGGGTTATGGCCAGAATGGATGCAGTGAAGAAGCTGTTAagatattttgtaatatgcaGAGAAATGGGATTGAACCTGATGATTTTACTCTAGGGAGTGTAATTAGCTCCTGTGCAAATCTGGCAAGCTTGGAAGAGGGTACCCAGTTTCATGGTCGATCATTAGTTACTGGCTTAATTTCCTTTATTACAGTATCCAACGCACTTGTTACTTTTTATGGTAAATGTGGAAACATAGAAGATTCTCATCGGCTGTTCAACGAGATGAATGTCAGGGATGAAGTTTCATGGACAGCTTTGGTTTCAGGGTATgcaaaatttggaaaagccAATGAAACAATtgatttgtttgaaaaaatgCTGTCCCATGGTTTGAAACCTGATGAAGTTACTCTCATTGGAGTTCTTTCAGCTTGCAGCAGAGCGGGATTAGTGGAGAAAGGACGTCATTATTTTGAGATAATGGTCAAAGAGTATGGAATTAGACCAATTCATGATCACTACACTTGCATGATTGACATTCTTAGCCGAGCAGGAAGGTTAGAAGAAgcaaaaagttttataaataaaatgcctTTCCCTCCTGATACAATTGGTTGGGCCACCTTGTTGAGCTCATGTAGAATTCACGGCAACGTGGAAATTGGGAAATGGGCTGCAGAGTCTCTTCTGGAATTGGATCCCTATAACCCTGCAAGCTATGTCTTGCTCTCAAGTATCTATGCATCCAAAGGCAAATGGGACCATGTTTCCCAATTAAGGAGAACAATGAGAGAAAAGGGAGTGAGGAAGGATCCGGGATGTAGTTGGATCAAATACAAGAGCAGAGTGCATATTTTTTCAGCAGATGACTGGTCAAGTCCATATTCTGATCAAATATATGCTGAGCTGGAGAAACTAAACCGCAAAATGATAAAGGAGGGATATGTGCCAGATATGAGTTCTGTTCTTCATGATGTTGAGTTATcagagaaaataaagatgctTAACCACCACAGTGAGAAGCTTGCAATTGCATTTGGATTGTTGTTTATTCCTCCTGGCCTTCCCATACGAGTGGTTAAAAACCTTAGGGTTTGTAGTGATTGCCACAACGCCactaaatatatttcaaagatCACCCAAAGAGAGATACTGGTAAGAGATGCTGTCaggtttcatttatttaaaaatggaGAATGCTCATGTGGGGATTTCTGGTGATGAGGTTCCCTGGGTGCCATAGCtgttctaaaaattaaatatacaatCACATTTGGATTGTTGTTTATTCCTCCTGGCCTTCCCATATGAGTGGTTAAAAACCTTAGGGTTTGTAGTGATTGCCACAACGCCactaaatatatttcaaagatCACCCGAAGAGAGATACTGGTATGAGATGTTGTCaggtttcatttatttaaaaatagagaGTGCTCGTGTGGGAATTTCTGGTGATGAAGTTCCCTGGGTGCCATAgctgttttaaaaattaaataaacctGGTATAGGTGAACGACCAAATCCAAGTATTACAGGGCATCAAATGGTGACCATGACACTACTTAGGATTCTCATCAGGACATTTGGGATCCATATCATTCCATAAGAACATCTTTGTTGGGTCATACATATTGTACACTTTTGATCTGATGATCCCAGCTGTCAAATTTATATAACAAGGAAATCATGACTATTGGAAAAGTTTGGTTAAAAGTTATTCACATATTTTATAAGTGGGAAGGTAACTTGCTCTGTTCATTGTTCAACCCAAAAGAGTGGTGGCTTGCCTAGCACCAAGTCGTTTGCCAgcttttcaaattttgcttTGATGGACTATTGGGTTTCTGAGGTAAGAcattaaaacttttataattttcctttGGTAACATAAAGATGCATAAAGGTCAGCCTAATTCTGTGTGACACATGTTTATTACATGGTTGCGTGTGATTGGATCATGGTTCTGATGTTGGAAAAACCTATGGCGTATGTATGATGCACATGGAAGATCATTTCTtgcagtattttttttaattaaataatgcgAGGATAAGGAGAAATTTCACAAACCCCACATTCTTCAAAATCGGTCATAGGCCAAAGCTCCCTCCACCTCTTATCATGAATTCTCCTTTTTCCATCTCTTCACTTTCTCTCAACTTTTTACTCCTTCACCTCTTAATAA contains these protein-coding regions:
- the LOC102630869 gene encoding putative pentatricopeptide repeat-containing protein At1g68930 isoform X1; its protein translation is MSSPSNHYASLLKLCCENKDQSQLKKIHCLIIKTLTDPETFLSNCLVNCYSKVGNIKYARRLFDKMAQPNLFSWNTILSAYSKSGNLSEMNSVFHYMPFHDGVSWNLLISGHASHGSVNDAVKVYNLMLKDGLGNLSRITFSTMLIMSSSRRCVDLGRQIHGHILKFGFGSYVFVGSPLVDMYAKLGLIYDAKRGFDELPEKNIVMYNTMITGLLRRGLVEESRRLFRGMKDKDSISWTTMITGLMQNGLEREAIDLFREMRLEGLAMDQFTFGSVLTACGGLLALEEGKQIHAFIIRNDHKDNVFVGSALVDMYCKCKSIKYAESVFRKMARKNVVSWTAMLVGYGQNGCSEEAVKIFCNMQRNGIEPDDFTLGSVISSCANLASLEEGTQFHGRSLVTGLISFITVSNALVTFYGKCGNIEDSHRLFNEMNVRDEVSWTALVSGYAKFGKANETIDLFEKMLSHGLKPDEVTLIGVLSACSRAGLVEKGRHYFEIMVKEYGIRPIHDHYTCMIDILSRAGRLEEAKSFINKMPFPPDTIGWATLLSSCRIHGNVEIGKWAAESLLELDPYNPASYVLLSSIYASKGKWDHVSQLRRTMREKGVRKDPGCSWIKYKSRVHIFSADDWSSPYSDQIYAELEKLNRKMIKEGYVPDMSSVLHDVELSEKIKMLNHHSEKLAIAFGLLFIPPGLPIRVVKNLRVCSDCHNATKYISKITQREILVEQKMVSNSFSGKHLHYKIRETNNFYLQLGTDLNCFS
- the LOC102630869 gene encoding putative pentatricopeptide repeat-containing protein At1g68930 isoform X2 → MSSPSNHYASLLKLCCENKDQSQLKKIHCLIIKTLTDPETFLSNCLVNCYSKVGNIKYARRLFDKMAQPNLFSWNTILSAYSKSGNLSEMNSVFHYMPFHDGVSWNLLISGHASHGSVNDAVKVYNLMLKDGLGNLSRITFSTMLIMSSSRRCVDLGRQIHGHILKFGFGSYVFVGSPLVDMYAKLGLIYDAKRGFDELPEKNIVMYNTMITGLLRRGLVEESRRLFRGMKDKDSISWTTMITGLMQNGLEREAIDLFREMRLEGLAMDQFTFGSVLTACGGLLALEEGKQIHAFIIRNDHKDNVFVGSALVDMYCKCKSIKYAESVFRKMARKNVVSWTAMLVGYGQNGCSEEAVKIFCNMQRNGIEPDDFTLGSVISSCANLASLEEGTQFHGRSLVTGLISFITVSNALVTFYGKCGNIEDSHRLFNEMNVRDEVSWTALVSGYAKFGKANETIDLFEKMLSHGLKPDEVTLIGVLSACSRAGLVEKGRHYFEIMVKEYGIRPIHDHYTCMIDILSRAGRLEEAKSFINKMPFPPDTIGWATLLSSCRIHGNVEIGKWAAESLLELDPYNPASYVLLSSIYASKGKWDHVSQLRRTMREKGVRKDPGCSWIKYKSRVHIFSADDWSSPYSDQIYAELEKLNRKMIKEGYVPDMSSVLHDVELSEKIKMLNHHSEKLAIAFGLLFIPPGLPIRVVKNLRVCSDCHNATKYISKITQREILVRDAVRFHLFKNGECSCGDFW